Part of the Mesotoga sp. UBA6090 genome is shown below.
GTTTCTGTCGAAGTCTCTTTTGGAAGCCTCGTCGGCCCTGTCAAGAATCGTTTTGAGTACAAGATAGTTTTTTTTGTTCTCAAAGACTGTTTTTGCAAACGGTGCAGAATCCATGTCGAGAGCAATACCTCCGTAGGAAGAGTGAATGCTGTCTCTAAGTGAGGAGTTTGCTATCACGCCGTCGCCCGAAAGGATCTTGCCGAACTTTCCGGCTTTGAAGTATACCCTGAGGAATCGCATCAGGAGAGTATCGGGTGCCTTCATTACCATCTTTCCTTCACTCAGAGGGAAGATCGTGTCGTACTCCTCAAACTCTGTTCCAACTACAACGTCACCTATCTCTATCGATTCATCGATTGCAGCAGCACCAGAGGTGAGAACCGACAATCTTGGATTGAAAAGATCAATCATTTTCTGAGTAATCATAGAGGTCTCAACTTTTCCCACAAATCCGCCGCAGGCAATCACTTCATTGTTTCCTATTACTCCTCTACAGTAATGCCTTCCCAAAATCTCCCCGGATTCGAGAACAAGCATATTATCCATTACAGGTTTCACTTCTGGAAGAAAGACGCCGAGCGCAAGAATCATGTCAACACCTCCATAGAGGATTATAACAAAAAGGGGACCCGAGGTCCCCTATTCTTCTTCAACATCTTCCTCTGCCAAAATCTCTTCAACGAGTTTGCTCCAGGCCTTACTCACCTCTTCAAACTCCTCATCTTCGACTGAATAAAGGAAAGGATTCTCATCCTCACCATGCTCAACTCTGAATACGATGTAGCCTTCCTCTTCGTCTTCATCAGAAGAATCTTCGTCTTCTTCTTCAGAGATATCCTCTGCGTCTTCGAAAAACTCTTCGACAACCCAGTAGAGTTTGCCTTCGTTCTC
Proteins encoded:
- a CDS encoding 5'-methylthioadenosine/S-adenosylhomocysteine nucleosidase — translated: MILALGVFLPEVKPVMDNMLVLESGEILGRHYCRGVIGNNEVIACGGFVGKVETSMITQKMIDLFNPRLSVLTSGAAAIDESIEIGDVVVGTEFEEYDTIFPLSEGKMVMKAPDTLLMRFLRVYFKAGKFGKILSGDGVIANSSLRDSIHSSYGGIALDMDSAPFAKTVFENKKNYLVLKTILDRADEASKRDFDRNFERLAGRSAELLVETMKNHYIDRE
- a CDS encoding DUF1292 domain-containing protein, with the translated sequence MEERKELEMHDYDECNDPNCEHNHEDDAEFDSFTVTDEDGTEHHFNVIAEFENEGKLYWVVEEFFEDAEDISEEEDEDSSDEDEEEGYIVFRVEHGEDENPFLYSVEDEEFEEVSKAWSKLVEEILAEEDVEEE